The following DNA comes from Sphingopyxis sp. BSN-002.
CCCCGCACGACCTCGATCCGCGCCACGTCCTCGGCCGCGTCATCGACCGCTTCACCGCCGATGGATTGACCCCCGTCCTCGCGGTCGAGCTCGAATTCTATCTCGTCGACCCGCGCCGCGCCCGCGACGGCAAGGTCCGCCCGGCCCGCCCCGCCTACAGTCGTGACACACCGCGCAATGTCGAGGTCTATGGCCTCCGCGAACTCGATGATTTCCGCCCCTTCTTCGATGCGCTCTACGCCGCGACCGATGTGCAGGACCTGCCGCTCGAAAGCGCGATCTCCGAATTCGCCCCCGGCCAGTTCGAGCTGACCCTGCGCCACAAGCCCGATGCGCTCCGCGCCTGCGACGATGCGATCATGTACAAAAGGCTCGTCAAGGCGATCGCCCAGCAACAGGGCCTCGAAGCCACCTTCATGGCCAAGCCCTTCGCCGATCAGGCGGGCAGCGGCATGCACATTCACGTCTCGGTCAACGACGATGCGGGCAGCAACATCTTCGCGAGCGACGACCCTGAAGGCACGCCCGCGCTCCGCCACGCCATCGGCGGCATGATCGGCACCGTCGGCGACGGCTTCGCACTATTCGCGCCGCACGCGAACAGCTATCGCCGGTTCAAGGCGAACAGCTATGCTCCGGTCGCGCCGACATGGGGCGTCAACAATCGCACCGTCTCGTTCCGCATCCCCGCCGGTCCGCCGCCGAGCCGCCATGTCGAGCATCGCGCCTGCGGCGCCGACGCCAACCCCTATCTCGCGGTCGCGGCGGTACTCGCCGGCATGCATCATGGCATGACGACCAAGGCTGATCCGGGCACCGCGGTCGTAGGCAACGGCTATGACCGCGGCAGCAGCGGCGACGACAAGCCGCCGTCGAACTGGTTTGCAGCGGTCGACCGCTTTCATGAGTCGGCCCTGATGCGCGACTATCTTGGGACACGCTTCGTCGACATGTTCAGCATCGTGAAACGCGTCGAACAGGACAATTATTTCAGCGTCGTCCCCACCCTCGATTACGACTGGTATCTGCGCAACGCATGAATGTTCCAAAAATTCTTGGTGCAGCGCAAAAAAGCCTCTTCCCAAGGTGACATTATTGAGTCAGCTTGGCGTCACATAACAGGGAGGCCAGCCATGGATCTGAACGAACTGCTGAAACAAAACCGGGGTCGTCGCTCGCTCTTGCAGGCCCTCGGGGTGGCAGCGGTCGGGATCAGCTTTGGCGGCGGCCTCGCGGCCTGCAGCAAGGGCGAAGGCAAGAAGCTCGCGAACGGCGAGGAAGCCAAGCTCAACTTCTACAACTGGGATACCTATATCGGCGAAACGACGCTCGACGATTTCAAGAAATCGTCCGGGGTCGAGGTCACGATGGACCTTTTCGACAGCAACGACACGCTGTTCGCGAAGTTCAAGGCCGGCAACCCCGGCTATGACGTGATCGTCCCGTCGAACGATTTCGTCGAGCGCATGATCCGCGCCGACATGCTGCAACAGCTCGACCATGCGCAGATCCCGAATATCAAGAATATCGAGCCGAGCTTCATCAACGTCGATTATGATCCGGGCCGCAAATTCTCGATGCCCTACACCTGGCTGGTTCTCGGCATCGGCTATCGCAAGTCGAAGGTCAAAACGAAGCCCGACAGCTGGAAAGTGCTGTTCGACAGCCCCGAATATGCCGGCCGCATCGCCTGGCTGTCGGAGGCGGGCGACATGTTCCGCCTTTACGGCAAATATCTCGGCAAATCGGTCAACGCGCTGACCCCCGCCGATATCGAGACGATCTCGGCAATGATGATCAAGCAAAAGCCCAATGTGAAGAAATTCCACGAGGACGACGGGCAGGATCTACTGATGAAGGGCGACTGCGACGTCGTGCTCGAATATAATGGCGACATCGCGCAGGTGATGACCGAGGATGACGATCTCGACTTCATCGTGCCGAAGGAAGGCAGCCAGTTCAATTCGGACACGCTGTGCATTCCGAAGGGGGCGCCGCACCCGAAAAACGCGCACGCCTTCATCAACTATATGCTCGACGCCGAAGTCGACAAGAAGATCACGGAAAAGATTCTCTATCCGACCCCGAACGCCGCGGCGAAGGCGCTGATGCCCGAAAGCTACAAGAACAACCCGGTCATCTTCCCGCCTGCGGATATCCTCGCAAAATGCGAATATGCGAAGTTCAACGAGAAGCTGCAGCCGCTCTATGAGGAAGCCTTCACCAAGGTGCGGGCATCGTAACGGCCTGAAGGAGGCATCGGGGGGTGGCCGAGCAGGACTGGAAAACGAACAAGCGGGTCTTCGCGGCGGTTTCGCTGCCGACCCTGCTGTGGACGATCCTTTTCTTCGTCATCCCGATGGGGATCGTCTGGGTCTACAGCTTCGGTCAGAACGCCGGGCTCAACGAAATCGACATTTCGGGAACGCTCGACAATTACAAGCGCGCGACCGAATATCTCTACCTCAGCATCTTCGGCAAGAGCTTCGCGGTCGCCGCGCTCGTCACGCTGATCTGCCTGATCGTCGGCTTTCCCGTCGCGATGGCGATTACCTTCGCCAGCGAGAAATGGCGGCCGTGGCTGCTGCTCGGCATCATGCTGCCCTTCTGGACCAATTTGCTGGTGCGCACCTATGCGCTGATGATCATCCTCGGGCAGCAGGGCTATGCGAACAAGGGGCTCGAGGCGCTGTGGGGCGGTGCGAGCTGGATCAAGACGCTTATCGGGCTCCAACCGCTCCCGACATGGGAACCCGCACAGCTTCTCTTCAATAATTTCGCGGTCGTTTTCGGGCTCGTCTATGTCCACCTGCCCTTCATGGTCCTGCCGCTCTATGCCGCGCTCGACCGGCTCGACCGCAGCCTGATCGAGGCGAGCCTCGATCTGGGCGCCGGCCATTTCCGCACAATCATGCGCATCGTCGTCCCACTCGCCGCGCCGGGCATCGTCGCGGGCGTGATGATCACGCTGATCCCCGCGCTCGGCGCCTATCTGACCCCCGACCTGATGGGCGGCACCGACAGCCAGATGATCGCCAACGTGATCGAGCGCCAGTTCAAGAAGGCGAACGACTGGCCCTTCGGCGCTGCGCTCTCCTTCATTCTGATCTATGCGATGTTCATCCTGATCGCGCTGCAGTCGATGCGCCGCAAAGTGCCGGAGCTTCACTGATGGCGCTGTTCAGCCGCACTCCGCGTGCACCGCTCGAATATAGCCGCACCCTGTGGATGCGGCTGTGGGTCGGCGCGGTGATGGTCTTTCTCTATGCGCCGCTGATAGTGCTGATGATCTTCAGCTTCAACGACAGCAAGCGCAACGTCGTGTGGCGCGGCTTCACGATGAAATATTACGACAAGGCGCTGAACAACGACGTGCTGGTCGAGGCGCTGGTCAATTCGCTGACCATCGCCGCGCTGGCAACGATCGCCAGCCTGATCCTCGGCGCCATCTCTGCGGTGATGCTCTGGCGCTTCCGCTTCCCGCTCAAGAGCGCGGTCGACGGAACGATCTCGCTGCCGATCATCGTTCCCGAAATCTGCATGGGCGTCGCTTTCCTGATGTTCTTCGCAAAGGTGCAGTGGCCGACCGACCTCGTCTGGCCGTTCAACCTCAGCGCGATCACGATCGCCCACATTACCTTCTGCTTTCCCTTTGTGACGATGGTCGTGCGGTCGCGTCTCGCGAGCTTCAACCGCGAGCAGGAAGAAGCTGCGAAGGACCTTGGCGCCGGCGAATGGCAGATGTTCCGCGACGTGCTGATCCCGCATATGAAGCCGGCGCTCATTGCCGGCGCGCTGCTGTCGTTCACGCTCAGCCTCGACGATTTCGTCATCACCTATTTCACCAGCGGCCCTGACACTGTCACCTTCCCGGTGAAAGTCTATTCGATGCTGCGCTTCTCGGTAACGCCCGAGGTCAACGCCGCCTCGACCATCCTGATTGTCCTGACCATCGTTTTGACTGCCGTCGCGCTGAAGCTTCAGGGCGTGAAGGCCATCGCGGAAACCCACTGACCATGACCGATACCAAGCCGCCGATCATCCAGATCCAGAATGTCACCAAACGCTTCGGCAAGGTGGCGGCGGTCGACAATGTCAGCCTCGACATTCTCGCGGGCGAATTCTTCGTCCTGCTCGGCCCTTCAGGCTGCGGCAAGACGACGCTGCTGCGCATGATCGCGGGGTTCGAACTGCCGACCGAAGGCAGGATATTGATCGACGGACAGGACATGGCCGGCATTCCGCCGAACAAGCGCCCGGTGAACATGGTATTCCAGAGCTATGCCGTGTTTCCGCACATGAGCGTCGCCGACAATGTCGCCTATGGCTTGAAGATCGCCGGCGTGAAGGGCGGCGAGGTCAAGGACCGAGTCGCCGAGGCGCTCGAACTGGTGAAGCTCGGCGGGTTCGAAAGCCGCATGCCCGACCAGATGTCGGGCGGTCAGCGCCAGCGCGTCGCGCTCGCGCGCAGTCTCGTCATGCGGCCCAAGGTGCTGCTGCTCGACGAGCCGCTGTCGGCGCTCGATGCGAAACTCCGTGCGCAGATGCAGTTCGAGCTTTCAGAGCTGCAGGAAAAGGTCGGCATCACCTTCGTCACGGTGACCCACGATCAGGACGAGGCGCTGTCGATGGCGTGCCGCATCGGCGTCATCAACAAGGGCGAAGTGGCGCAGCTCGCGACCCCGTCGGACCT
Coding sequences within:
- a CDS encoding ABC transporter ATP-binding protein, which codes for MTDTKPPIIQIQNVTKRFGKVAAVDNVSLDILAGEFFVLLGPSGCGKTTLLRMIAGFELPTEGRILIDGQDMAGIPPNKRPVNMVFQSYAVFPHMSVADNVAYGLKIAGVKGGEVKDRVAEALELVKLGGFESRMPDQMSGGQRQRVALARSLVMRPKVLLLDEPLSALDAKLRAQMQFELSELQEKVGITFVTVTHDQDEALSMACRIGVINKGEVAQLATPSDLYEYPANRFVADFVGSVNIFEGKLTLDEPDKAAVECPGLGKVYLNHGVTGPHGADVWIALRPEKIYLHVPGEGKAVKAAAQDAPEGYNFARGKIHGMSYLGDITLFEIELEGGARIRVSRPNLSRHDQEDFTWGDKVSMHWRADSPVVLLG
- a CDS encoding ABC transporter permease, with protein sequence MAEQDWKTNKRVFAAVSLPTLLWTILFFVIPMGIVWVYSFGQNAGLNEIDISGTLDNYKRATEYLYLSIFGKSFAVAALVTLICLIVGFPVAMAITFASEKWRPWLLLGIMLPFWTNLLVRTYALMIILGQQGYANKGLEALWGGASWIKTLIGLQPLPTWEPAQLLFNNFAVVFGLVYVHLPFMVLPLYAALDRLDRSLIEASLDLGAGHFRTIMRIVVPLAAPGIVAGVMITLIPALGAYLTPDLMGGTDSQMIANVIERQFKKANDWPFGAALSFILIYAMFILIALQSMRRKVPELH
- a CDS encoding ABC transporter permease — encoded protein: MALFSRTPRAPLEYSRTLWMRLWVGAVMVFLYAPLIVLMIFSFNDSKRNVVWRGFTMKYYDKALNNDVLVEALVNSLTIAALATIASLILGAISAVMLWRFRFPLKSAVDGTISLPIIVPEICMGVAFLMFFAKVQWPTDLVWPFNLSAITIAHITFCFPFVTMVVRSRLASFNREQEEAAKDLGAGEWQMFRDVLIPHMKPALIAGALLSFTLSLDDFVITYFTSGPDTVTFPVKVYSMLRFSVTPEVNAASTILIVLTIVLTAVALKLQGVKAIAETH
- a CDS encoding spermidine/putrescine ABC transporter substrate-binding protein, whose translation is MDLNELLKQNRGRRSLLQALGVAAVGISFGGGLAACSKGEGKKLANGEEAKLNFYNWDTYIGETTLDDFKKSSGVEVTMDLFDSNDTLFAKFKAGNPGYDVIVPSNDFVERMIRADMLQQLDHAQIPNIKNIEPSFINVDYDPGRKFSMPYTWLVLGIGYRKSKVKTKPDSWKVLFDSPEYAGRIAWLSEAGDMFRLYGKYLGKSVNALTPADIETISAMMIKQKPNVKKFHEDDGQDLLMKGDCDVVLEYNGDIAQVMTEDDDLDFIVPKEGSQFNSDTLCIPKGAPHPKNAHAFINYMLDAEVDKKITEKILYPTPNAAAKALMPESYKNNPVIFPPADILAKCEYAKFNEKLQPLYEEAFTKVRAS
- a CDS encoding glutamine synthetase family protein; this encodes MSKSSGVIAPRSEAEEFFKANPDVDSIEMIYTDFGGVPRGKRLRQHEVLAVYESGRMFPGSITVVDITGQDTVETGLVWEDGDADRSMKPIPGTLVRTPWGGETAAQFLVDFYELDGTPHDLDPRHVLGRVIDRFTADGLTPVLAVELEFYLVDPRRARDGKVRPARPAYSRDTPRNVEVYGLRELDDFRPFFDALYAATDVQDLPLESAISEFAPGQFELTLRHKPDALRACDDAIMYKRLVKAIAQQQGLEATFMAKPFADQAGSGMHIHVSVNDDAGSNIFASDDPEGTPALRHAIGGMIGTVGDGFALFAPHANSYRRFKANSYAPVAPTWGVNNRTVSFRIPAGPPPSRHVEHRACGADANPYLAVAAVLAGMHHGMTTKADPGTAVVGNGYDRGSSGDDKPPSNWFAAVDRFHESALMRDYLGTRFVDMFSIVKRVEQDNYFSVVPTLDYDWYLRNA